The window GAATTATTTGTTGATTGCGGTTTTAATTCAAAACAACAAGCTATTGATTTAGGAATTGAAATAGGTACGGAAGTTTATATGGAAGGACCAACTTTAAATTTTTATGATGAAAATTATATTGTTGGTAAAGCTGTTGATAATCGTGTAAGTGTTGCGGTTTTAGATTTATTAATACATAGTTTAAAGGACAAAGTAATTCCCAACCAAACTTATTTTGCTGCAACAGTGCAAGAAGAAGTTGGATTACGTGGCGCAAAAACAGTTGTTTCAAAAGTAAAACCTGATATTGGGATTGTTATTGATACAACAACATCACACGATACATACAAGTGTCCAGAGGGTGATACAAAATTAAATGATGGTGTATGTATTAGAATTAAAGATGGTGGAACTTTAGTTAATCCTAAATTAGTAAAATATTTTGAAGAATTAGCTATTAAACACAACATTCCTTTATATAAATATGTTGCACGAGGAGGCGGGACTGATGCTGAAGAATTGCAATATGGGCCTAATGGTGGAGTATTAACAATTGGTTTGTCTATCCCACAACGTTATTTACATGCTCCAATTGGCGTAGCAACGGTTAAAGATATAAAAGCAGCCTTTGACTTAGTACGTGAGTTTTTAGAAGTATTTGATGAAAACGAATTTGAAAAAGTAAAATTTAAATAATTTTTATATCAAATAAAAACCTTTTAATATAAAATTAAATATCGTAATAAATTTATTTTTAGGAGAATAAAATATGACTGCACATAATCAAGCTAAATTAGGAGAAATAGCTAAAGTAGTACTAATGCCAGGGGACCCAATGCGCGCTAAATGAATTGCTGAAACTTTTTTAGAAAATGCAATTTTAGTTAATGAAGTTCGTGGCATGCTATGCTATACAGGAACATATAAAGGCAAAAAAATATCAATTATGGGCCATGGTATGGGAATTCCTTCGATCGGAATTTATTCATATGAATTATATAAATTTTATGAAGTTGAAACAATTATTCGTGTTGGTTCAACTGGTTCATATAAAAAAGATTTGAATGTTAATGATGTGGTTTTAGTTGAAAAATCATATAGTGATTCTACATTCGCATCACTGATTGGTGCACAAGTTGGCGATGATAAGGTTTTATTACCATCAAGAGAAGTTAATAATTTAATTAAAAATACTGCGAAGGAATTAAATTTAGAATTATCATTAGCAACTTGTCATGCTTCTGATGTGTTTTATAATAATGATTTTCAAACATTAGATGAAATTATTCATCGAACTAAATCCGATTGTGTTGATATGGAATCATTTGGTTTATTCGCAAATGCACAAATTTTAAATAAAAATGCAGCAACTTTACTAACAGTTAGTGATTCATTGATTACAGGTGATGCACTATCACCCGCAGAGCGTGCTAATACTTTTAAAAAAATGGTAACATTAGCCTTAGAAAGCGCAATTAAATTACTTTAATTTTAAAAATAAATAAATTATTATTTAATGGTTAATTTTTATAAAATTAATTATAAAAATAACATTTACTAAATTCAAAGAAAGAACAAAGCCTTATGAATGCAAAAATTAAAGCCAAAACACGTTCACAAATGATAGATGAATTATCAAAAATGTTAAATATTGAAAAAAAACAAACAAAAGCATTTATGGATACTTACGAAGCTTTTTTAATTCTTGAATTATCACGAGCTAAAGAAGTTCGTTTAGGAAATATTGGAAAATTCAAGGTTAGTGTACGTGCAGAACGTAAGGGAATTAACCCTAAAACGGGTGAAACTGTAATTATTCCCGAGAAAACAATTCCTAAATTTACTTTTACTAAAGGAATTAAAGAAATTATTAATGCTGGTATTTCAATTGATAATGAAAGAGTATCGATTGATGATAATGATTTTGATGATGACGATGAATTTGTAGAAGAGTACATTGTATCAGAAAATAATTAATTAATAATATGAAAACACGAGTTTTAATAACTCGTGTTTTGTTATTATTTAAATAAGTATAATAAATGATTATAACTTATTTTTAATAATGGAGTAATTATGAATGAATTAGTTAAAAAAAAATTAGATGATTTATATGATTTTCTTAAACAAAAAAAATATTCAAGCCAAACCATCGAATTAGTCCATAAATCATTTGATTTTGCAAACTATTATCATGGTGATCAAACAAGAAAGTCGGGAGAACCATATATCATTCATCCAATTGCAACTGTACGAATTTTAGCTTCATGAGATATGGATGAAAGTACATTAGTAGCAGGTATGTTACACGATGTTTTAGAAGACACAAATTGTCCAGAAGAAGTTATGGAAAAAACTTTTGGTAAAGAAGTGACGCAACTTGTTTGTTTTGTAACAAAAGTATCTCTTTATTCAAAAAATCGACGTAATAAAGTTTCACACACCAATCTTGAAGAAAAGTATTCAATTCAAGTGTTTATGTCAATGACACAA is drawn from Ureaplasma parvum serovar 3 str. ATCC 27815 and contains these coding sequences:
- the deoD gene encoding purine-nucleoside phosphorylase, producing the protein MTAHNQAKLGEIAKVVLMPGDPMRAKWIAETFLENAILVNEVRGMLCYTGTYKGKKISIMGHGMGIPSIGIYSYELYKFYEVETIIRVGSTGSYKKDLNVNDVVLVEKSYSDSTFASLIGAQVGDDKVLLPSREVNNLIKNTAKELNLELSLATCHASDVFYNNDFQTLDEIIHRTKSDCVDMESFGLFANAQILNKNAATLLTVSDSLITGDALSPAERANTFKKMVTLALESAIKLL
- a CDS encoding HU family DNA-binding protein, with protein sequence MNAKIKAKTRSQMIDELSKMLNIEKKQTKAFMDTYEAFLILELSRAKEVRLGNIGKFKVSVRAERKGINPKTGETVIIPEKTIPKFTFTKGIKEIINAGISIDNERVSIDDNDFDDDDEFVEEYIVSENN
- a CDS encoding M42 family metallopeptidase; amino-acid sequence: MSKFNEKEIRNKAIEYMEIYGMSRHEERVASKLKASLKDAGVDYERDNLGSIIFKKTNSNKGPKILIATHMDEVGFVVQQILDNGQLLLSMVGGVWPNIAIGSVAKVYVDEQRQYTGVFGHTSIHILEPEARSKAVPVKELFVDCGFNSKQQAIDLGIEIGTEVYMEGPTLNFYDENYIVGKAVDNRVSVAVLDLLIHSLKDKVIPNQTYFAATVQEEVGLRGAKTVVSKVKPDIGIVIDTTTSHDTYKCPEGDTKLNDGVCIRIKDGGTLVNPKLVKYFEELAIKHNIPLYKYVARGGGTDAEELQYGPNGGVLTIGLSIPQRYLHAPIGVATVKDIKAAFDLVREFLEVFDENEFEKVKFK